The window GTGGATGCGGTACCTAATCCTCGCGTCTTCCGCCTGCGACAGGGCCTTCTCGATCATGGCCACTCGTTGCTGATCCCGCCAATTGACCGGCGCATCTGTGTTCCACGACTCGCGCAGTCCTTCTTCGAGGAGCGTCCAGTAGGCGATCATCGGCTCATAGGCCCTGCCGTAGTAACGGCGGCAGTAGTCCGCGATGATCTGGTCGGTTGTCAGATCCGGATTCCAGGACAGTCGGCCGAAGGCGTACATGTTGAGCGGACACCAGTCCGCGTCCCAGAGGTCGGACGACAGTCCCGCCACGCCAAGCCGCCGGAAAAACCCGATGTCCTCCCGCATCATCGACACGATCGACCAGAACTTCACCATCTTCCAGGCTTCGTGCCAGTCGCTCATCGTGTAATACTCGTAAATGTAGAAATGCTTCGAGAGCTTCTGCCAGGCGGGGATCTGCGACCGCAGGTTGCGGTCCAGGTCCTGAGGCGAAGTCTCCAGCGGGCGCATCGTTCGCTGCGCGGGGCGGGGAAACAGGCAGAGACCGACCAGGACGTTGTCCGCGAGCCGTTCCGCCCCGGCCGGGCAGTCCGTCACGTGCGAATAAGCCAGGAAGTTCACCAGAACCTCCGGGTGCTTCCGGGCCACCAGCGACGCCACCTGATTGGCAAAGTGAATATACGTCTTCGTATAGGCGGCTCGAGCCTCGTCGTCGTCGGCGCCCGGTTCCACCGGAGTGCACTTGGGACAGTGACAGAACCCGCCGCCGTCGTTGTGCCAGAGATCGACCACGTCCGCCTCCGGGTTCTCATCGAGCCATTTGTTCATGTTCTCGGCCATCAGTGGCGCCACGTCCGGGTGGGACAGGCAGACATAACCGCCCGTCCAGTAATCCGGATGATCCTTCGCGTACAGATCGGGCGCAAGCCACGTATTGAAGGTATGACCGCCCACCTCCAGATGCAGCCCTCGCTTCACCACCTCGGGAACCAGGACGTCCCGCAACCGGTCCCGCTCCCAGATGTGCGGTCCGTTGGCGCCCGGATGGACCCAGTTGAATCGATTCTTCGCCATCCAGTCGATCCGCGGCAGAACGCACTTCCGGATGTAATCGGGACCGTACGCCTGGGTCACCGCGCAATCGGCGTCAGGATCGACAAAGTGTACGATCTTGCGCATCGAGAAAGCCGGCGGCCCGATGGCATCGTGAAACTGAGGTATGCGGATCGTCGCCTGCCTCGGAACGGTGTCATCCCCGGGCACGCACCATCCGCAACCCAGATACTCCTCCAGGAAATGATAGACCGCATACAATGTCGCCCGCGGCGAATTGCCCGCCAGCACGATCCACCGCCCGGACGTGCCCATCACGTAGCCGTCGTCTCCGCGGTCTTTCAGGTCCGACCGCAGCGTGTACGCCTCCTCGGGCGGCGTGCCGTCCGGTCCCACGCAGATCGTCAGGTCGGCTGAAGCGCCGGTCAACACCGGCAACTGCGCCCCGCTGATCTGCGCCAGGTATTTCTGCAACTCCTCCGCGGCGAATGTCACCGGCAGCGTCGCATCGGCCGCAATGACGATCCGGTAACGGCTCTGCCCGTCTTCCACCAGACTGATCTCGTCCGAATCCCGCCGTTCGCCGCCATCGTGGGCGTCGTGCGCCGATGCGCACAGCAGGCCAAAGCCGCAGACCGCGGCGGAAAGAGCGCCAATGCAGTTCCGGACTCTGCCAAGCAAGAGGAGAAACGAGGCCCGCCTGAACCACTGTTCGGTTTGTCCGTGGCTCCCAGGATCGATCGCCCGCATTCCGGAACCCTCCAATCGTCGCATGTCATGTCTCCACATAGCCAATCCTCTTCAGCGTCGCCTCGAAATCCTCCGGCAGCGGGGCGGCTGGCCCTTTGGCGAAGGTCGCTGCGTGGTTGATCATGTTCAGCAGCAGCCGGTCGGCGGCGGGATGTTGGTCGATGTTCTCCAGGACGTTAAACGTATTGACGATGAACCGGCCTTTGCCGAAGGGGTATTCGGCCATCATGACGCCCGAGCCGTATCCGGTCGCGTTGCAGTATCCCACGGCAAAGGCCGCTGCGATGACGTCGGCGGCGCCGTCTTTTTTCTCGAACAGGGTGCGGGAGATGACCGGGCCGTAGTAGTCCCAGTCCATAATGCCCTTTTCCGGCAGGCCGGCGAAGACCGGGTGGTCCTTGGCAACGCATTCCTTGTGATAGAGCCAGTCGTCGAAGTCGGAGAATTCCGCTTTTTGTTCCAGGGGCAGCCATACGGCGCCGTTCGCCTTGTGGGTTCGGGCATCGACGTGGAAGACCATGTTTCCCTTTTCGTCGAAGAGTCGGATGCGGCTGACGGAAGCGGCGTTGACGTGGTTCACAAATTTAATCGTTATCTTTCCCTTCGCGGGGCGGACGGTGAAGTCGCGGAAGACGGCCAGCATGGGTTTCCCGATTTCTTTGACGATGTCGAATTTCTCCAGGACCATTCTGCCGTTGATGTACACGTCGAAGACCCGCATTCCGGGTTGGGTGCAGAAGTCCCAGCCTTCGCACATGCCGAGTTCGAGACGGTAGGTGCGGTTCGGGAGGCCGGACAGCGTCATGGTGAACCGGCCGTAGAACTCGGCGTTGAAGCTGGCGTGTTCTTCCGGGGCGACGTTGGCGGCAGCGAAATCGCGAAGGGAGTAGCCCACGACCGCGGCGGGATTGTCGCTGACGACGTCGAAATCGCCGAGGTTGCTCGCGGGGGCCCGGCGGAAGGAATCGGGGGAGGTAAAGACAACCGTGCTGCCGCGGGCCATGCGCTCGGCAAGCTGCCGCCAGGCGGCGGCGTCCTTACGAATGTTGGCTTGGGCTCCCACGAGGATCACTTCGCGGCGAGAAGAGGCTTTACCCGTAAACGGCTTGCAGCGGACGCCACGGGCAGTCAGCCATTTTTCAATTCGCTTGTCCATACCAAACAGAGTGACGGTAGAATCAACTTTCGGGAAACACTTTTGGTCTGTGACATAGAATTTCAGTCGGCCGCCGGCCGGGGCACCATTGCGGTCCATCGAGGCGGCGAATTCATACTCGCCGGCAGGCACGTTCAGTTTTATCTCGCCGCAGTAGACACTGACGGCCAGCGGACCGTTTTGGCCTTTGGCCGGAGCGGGAATGTGGGCCGTCACTTTCTTTTCCCAGACGATTCCCGGCTTGCCGGCGATTCGGAGGGTGACCGGGTAGTCGCTGGGTTTCAGAACATCCTCGTTGGCCAGGACCGCCTCGATCTTAAACTTCCGGCCGGCGTAGACGTGCGAGGGTTCCACGAAGAGGCACCATCGCAGAGGCGCCCAGCCGTCGTTGAGGGCGTCGACGATACCGGGTTTGAGCTCGCGCCAGAAGGTCCAGGTCCCCTCGCCGCCGACAGGACTGTCGAGCATACTGGTGAGGCTGAAGCCGCAATAATTCGGATTGGAGCGGATCACATCAAAGCCCACCAGACGCTGGCGGCAGTGGCGCCGCTGGCTATCTCGCAGCAGGTCTTCCGGAAAGGGATAGACGCCGTCCATGCCGAAGCATTTCCAGTCGGCCAGAAGGTTCTGTTCCATCTTGCGGAACGCCGCGGCAAAACCCGGATCGGGCGACATACCGGCTTGTTCGTAGTTGCGGACCTCGCGGATGGCGTTACACATACTGCCGATGCCGTACTCGGAGAGGAAGATCGGTTTGGAATCTCTGCCGACCGTTCGCATGGTTGCATTGACCTCGGGCGACTGAGGGACCTTCGGGTACATGTGAACATCCCCGGCGCCCTTGTTATAACCCGGGATGGCCGGATCGGATTCCAGGGTGATGCCTTCCGTTCCCTCAAGGCCCCAGACGCATTCCCATTGGTCGCTGCCGGGATTTGAGGCAGACCCGACCATCGGATCATGGGCAAATCGGCCGCAGTTGAGCAGGACCAGCCGGGTGTTGTCCAGGGACCGGATCATCGGGAGTACTTGTTTGGCATGACGATACGTCGGGCCATCGGGCATTTCGTTCAAGAGGCCCCAGATCGTCACGCAGGGGTGGTTGCGGTCGCGGAGGATCATTTCCCGCAGGGACAGATCGTACCGCTCGGCCATGTGCGGGGAGTCGGCCAGGTTCCAGGCGGCCAGGGGCTCTTCGTAGATCATCAGCCCGAGTTCGTCGCACAGGTCCAGTTGTTCCGTCAGCGCGGCGCCGGATATAAAGCGAACGGTATTAAACCCGCAGGCCTTGGCAAGGATCATATCGCGCCGGGGAAATGACGGGGTGGGTTCCGGGGTCGGTCCGCCGGAGGGGAACCAGGCGGCGGTGTGCATCGAGCGGAGGAAGATGCGTTTTCCGTTCAGGTGGAAATAGCCGTCGATGACGCGGAAATCCCGGAAGCCGCAGCGGACGGATTTTTCGTGCCGGAGCGTGGCTCCTTTATTATTGTCCGCTTCCAGATCAACCCTTACGCCATACAAGTGCGGCGTTTCCGGGCTCCAGAGGCGAGGTTCAGAGATCGTCAGGGTAAATTGATGGGTTGAATGGCCTTTGGGAAACTCAGCCTTGATGTCCTCGGAATCGGCAGTTTCCCCGGTCATCGCCGGTCCGGCTGATCCGGAGACTACTCCGCGGAACGCGGTCTCGGTGTCGTTGACCACGCGGACGGTCACATCGATATCGCCGGTGGCAACGTCCGGCTGGACGAAGACATCGTCGATCCGGACGGCCGGCACACAGAGCAGTTCCACCGGCAAAAGAAGTCCGCCGTAGCCCCTTCCGGCGCCGCTGGGTATTTCGCACAGCCGCAGTCCGTCGACCGGAGTATTCGAGGGATGTACGACACGGACGGCGAGGAGGTTTTCCTCCCCGGAACGAATCGCTCGTGTGACGTCCAGGTTGAAGGACACATCGCCGCCCTCATGTCCGCCCACGAGCGTACCGTTCAACCAGACTTCGGCCAGGTACTGGACCGCGCCGAAGCGCAGGAGACAGCGATCGTTCCTTCCCGGCTTCATGTTCGGCCGAAACTTGTGCCAGTACCAGGAGACCCCGTGATGATCTGGGAAGACCTGCTGGACGACGCCGGGCACCGGGGCATCCTGGGCCTCCGCCCGAATCTGCTCGAACCAGCGCTCTTCCCGCCCGACGTTCGCCGCGTCGGTCGCCAGCTTCCACGTTCCCGATAGAGTCTGCATGCGTCAGGTCCTTTCGCACGTTGCGTCACGAATGTCCGCCAACCCGCACATCCACCTGTGCGTCAACACGAGATCGGGTACCTTCCGGCTTTCTGCACTTCGTCGCACATCGCCAGAACGTTCTCCGGCGGCACGTCCGGCTGGATGCAGTGCACGGCTGCGACGACGTAGCCGCCGCCGGGCGCCAGGTCGCGGATGCGCCGCCGGACCTCCGCGCGAACGTCGTCCGTTGTGCCGCGCGGCAGCGCCCAACGGGTGTCGATCGCCCCGCAAAAGGCCAGACGGTCGCCGAATTCCCGCTTCAGACGGGCTGTGTCGGCCATGTCTCCAGCCGCCACCTGCACCGGGTTAAGCAGTTCCACACCCGCATCGACGAAATCACACAACAGACGATAAACGTCGCCGCAGGAATGAAAAAACAGCTTGCCGGATATCCGCTGCTTGATCGCGCCGAACAGCTCAGCGTGATGCGGTTTGAGGAACCGGCGGTAGCTCTCCGGCGAGATCATCGGACCGGACGTCATGCCCAGATCGTCGCCGGTGACGATCACGTCAACGTACCGACCGACGTCCTTGAGGAGCTGCTCGACGTAGCCCATCATCAGCTTCTTGAGCTTGGTGATCAACGCGGTGAAAAACTCGGGATCGGCGGCGAGGTCCATCAAAATCGCGTCGAGCCCGCGCATGAGGTAGGCCTGCTCGAACAGCGTGATTCCGGGGACCAGCACCGTCGCATAGCCGGCGCTCTGGATGGCTTTGGCCTCCTCGACGAGATGATCGAACCGGCCCGGCGGAGTCAGATTCGGCCACGGATATTCATCGAGATCGTCAATGGTCACGTGGGCCAGCGGCGGATCGGTGGCCTCAAAGTACAGACTGCCCGGCGATCTGGTCCAGCGGATTCCCCAGTCGTCGACAACGCAGTCAGAGGAGATCGCCTTCCGCAGACTCGACTCGGCCGGACCGGGAACAAGCGGCCGGGCGTCGCCGCCGAGACGCACGAGCACCTCCTCGTCCATCGCAACGTACTGCATCGTCCTGGAGATCCATTTCGGCGGACCGCCCTGGATGCCCAGATGGGCCTTGAGCTTCTCGTAGCCGGGGGCCAGCATGGTCGTCGCCCCAGACGGGCCGATGAACAGCGGCACGCGGTCCGGCTCCTGGTGGTTCAGCGCGGTCAAAACGCGTTCTCGCGGCGTCATGGAACCTCCTTTGGTCTTTCCAGTAGGTTCGGTGTTTCCCGCTGTCACTTCCGCCGGTATTTGACCAGAACCGATCGGCCGGGATGCTCGATCCACACCGGCAGCTCGATCAGAACGTTGCCCGGCACGACCTCACTCCGCGAAAGGGCATAATCCTCGTACCATTCCACCGTGTACGCCGCCCGCGGATCGATCCGGCGAAGCGACGTGGTCCTGGCCGCATAGGGGGATTCCACACGCCGGAAGAAGACCGCGAACCCGGCTTCCAGATCGTCGCGGTGATATTGGTAGGCGCACCAGTCCTCCTCGCTGATCGTCACTGCGGCCAGCAGGTAAAAGTCGCCCAGAAAAAACGGCCGCAATGACTTGAGTTCC of the Phycisphaerae bacterium genome contains:
- a CDS encoding DUF4838 domain-containing protein, translating into MRRLEGSGMRAIDPGSHGQTEQWFRRASFLLLLGRVRNCIGALSAAVCGFGLLCASAHDAHDGGERRDSDEISLVEDGQSRYRIVIAADATLPVTFAAEELQKYLAQISGAQLPVLTGASADLTICVGPDGTPPEEAYTLRSDLKDRGDDGYVMGTSGRWIVLAGNSPRATLYAVYHFLEEYLGCGWCVPGDDTVPRQATIRIPQFHDAIGPPAFSMRKIVHFVDPDADCAVTQAYGPDYIRKCVLPRIDWMAKNRFNWVHPGANGPHIWERDRLRDVLVPEVVKRGLHLEVGGHTFNTWLAPDLYAKDHPDYWTGGYVCLSHPDVAPLMAENMNKWLDENPEADVVDLWHNDGGGFCHCPKCTPVEPGADDDEARAAYTKTYIHFANQVASLVARKHPEVLVNFLAYSHVTDCPAGAERLADNVLVGLCLFPRPAQRTMRPLETSPQDLDRNLRSQIPAWQKLSKHFYIYEYYTMSDWHEAWKMVKFWSIVSMMREDIGFFRRLGVAGLSSDLWDADWCPLNMYAFGRLSWNPDLTTDQIIADYCRRYYGRAYEPMIAYWTLLEEGLRESWNTDAPVNWRDQQRVAMIEKALSQAEDARIRYRIHSTLAKHRPHWPE